A section of the Neisseria dumasiana genome encodes:
- a CDS encoding DUF4212 domain-containing protein, whose product MSNDKHDAAGYWKANVRLIFTCLIVWAICSYGFAIWLRPLLASIQVGGSDLGFWFAQQGSILTFIAIIFFYSWRMNKIDAEFGVHEE is encoded by the coding sequence ATGTCCAATGATAAACATGACGCTGCCGGTTACTGGAAAGCGAATGTCCGACTTATCTTCACCTGCCTGATTGTTTGGGCTATCTGTTCATACGGCTTTGCTATCTGGCTCCGGCCGTTGCTCGCCAGCATTCAAGTAGGCGGTTCCGATTTGGGCTTCTGGTTTGCCCAACAAGGTTCCATTTTGACCTTCATCGCCATCATTTTCTTTTATTCGTGGAGAATGAATAAGATCGATGCAGAGTTTGGCGTTCACGAGGAGTAA